A single Micromonospora sp. CCTCC AA 2012012 DNA region contains:
- a CDS encoding solute symporter family protein, giving the protein MNTVLAAEAGGTTARNLTITLFLIFVAITLAITVWASRQTKTATDFYAGGRSFSGFQNGMAIGGDYMSAASFLGIAGIIALYGYDGFLYSIGFLVAWLVALLLVAELLRNSGRYTMADVLAFRMRQRPVRTAAAVSTITVSIFYLLAQMVGAGALVALLLGIKPGTTFLGMDADTAKVATIIMVGALMIIYVTVGGMKGTTYVQIVKAFLLMTGAVVMTLLVLAKYKFNLSSLLGDAAAASGKGSAFLEPGLRYGKEVAGDPTQTFYNKVDLLSLGIALVLGTAGLPHILIRFYTVPTARAARKSVLWAIGIIGAFYLLTLALGFGAAALVGGKAITAQDKAGNTAAPQLAEALGKDFFGGDLGGATLLAIIAAVAFATILAVVAGLTLASSSSLAHDFYANVIKDGQASERQEVTVARVSALVIGAVSIALSIYAQSLNVAFLVALAFAVAASGNLPAILYSLFWRRFNTSGAVWAIYGGLLAAVFLVFFSPVVSGAPTAMFPDHDWQWFPLSNPGIISIPFGFLCGWIGTLVSKEHDEEKYAELEVRALTGAGAH; this is encoded by the coding sequence ATGAACACGGTCCTCGCGGCTGAGGCGGGCGGCACCACCGCCCGGAACCTCACCATCACGCTCTTCCTGATCTTCGTGGCGATCACGCTGGCGATCACCGTCTGGGCCAGCCGGCAGACGAAGACCGCCACCGACTTCTACGCCGGCGGCCGCTCCTTCTCCGGCTTCCAGAACGGCATGGCGATCGGCGGCGACTACATGTCGGCCGCGTCCTTCCTGGGCATCGCCGGCATCATCGCGCTGTACGGCTACGACGGCTTCCTCTACTCCATCGGCTTCCTGGTCGCCTGGCTGGTGGCGCTGCTGCTGGTGGCCGAACTGCTGCGCAACTCGGGTCGGTACACGATGGCCGACGTGCTGGCGTTCCGGATGCGCCAGCGCCCCGTCCGGACGGCCGCGGCGGTCTCCACCATCACCGTGTCGATCTTCTATCTGCTGGCCCAGATGGTCGGCGCGGGCGCGCTGGTCGCGCTCCTGCTCGGCATCAAGCCGGGCACCACCTTCCTCGGCATGGACGCGGACACCGCCAAGGTCGCCACGATCATCATGGTCGGCGCTCTGATGATCATCTACGTCACCGTGGGCGGCATGAAGGGCACCACGTACGTCCAGATCGTCAAGGCGTTCCTGCTGATGACCGGCGCGGTCGTGATGACCCTGCTGGTGCTGGCGAAGTACAAGTTCAACCTGTCGTCGCTGCTCGGCGACGCCGCCGCCGCGTCCGGCAAGGGCAGCGCCTTCCTCGAACCCGGCCTCCGCTACGGCAAGGAGGTCGCCGGTGATCCCACCCAGACCTTCTACAACAAGGTCGACCTGCTCTCGCTCGGCATCGCACTGGTGCTCGGCACCGCCGGCCTGCCGCACATCCTGATCCGCTTCTACACCGTCCCCACGGCGCGGGCGGCCCGCAAGAGCGTGCTCTGGGCGATCGGCATCATCGGCGCCTTCTATCTGCTGACCCTGGCCCTCGGCTTCGGCGCGGCGGCGCTGGTCGGCGGCAAGGCGATCACCGCGCAGGACAAGGCCGGCAACACCGCCGCGCCGCAGCTCGCCGAGGCGCTCGGCAAGGACTTCTTCGGCGGCGACCTGGGCGGCGCGACCCTGCTGGCGATCATCGCGGCGGTCGCCTTCGCCACCATCCTGGCAGTGGTGGCCGGGCTGACCCTGGCCTCCTCGTCCAGCCTGGCGCACGACTTCTATGCCAACGTCATCAAGGACGGCCAGGCGTCCGAGCGGCAGGAGGTGACGGTGGCCCGGGTCTCCGCCCTGGTCATCGGCGCGGTCTCCATCGCGCTGTCGATCTACGCGCAGAGCCTCAACGTGGCGTTCCTGGTGGCGCTGGCCTTCGCGGTGGCCGCCTCCGGCAACCTGCCGGCGATCCTCTACAGCCTCTTCTGGCGCCGATTCAACACCTCCGGCGCGGTCTGGGCCATCTACGGCGGCCTGCTCGCCGCGGTGTTCCTGGTCTTCTTCTCCCCGGTGGTCTCCGGGGCGCCGACGGCCATGTTCCCCGACCACGACTGGCAGTGGTTCCCGCTCTCCAACCCGGGCATCATCTCCATCCCGTTCGGCTTCCTCTGCGGCTGGATCGGCACCCTGGTGTCCAAGGAGCACGACGAGGAGAAGTACGCGGAACTGGAGGTGCGCGCCCTCACCGGCGCCGGCGCCCACTGA
- a CDS encoding sodium/solute symporter yields MGNGYVVPAIVAVTLVTVGIGFYGLRLARTTSDFLVASRAISPTWNAAAIGGEYLSAASFLGVAGLILKYGVDVLWYPVGFAAGYLALLLFVAAPLRRSGAFTLPDFCEVRLGSRRLRGLATVFVIFIGWLYLVPQLQGAGLTLATVAGSPYPVGALLVAVVVTANVALGGMRAITFVQAFQYWLKLTALAVPAIFLALQWQADARPAVTPPDGPTFRTATTVVVEHRATLTLPGGDIREVRPGDRLDFAAGDPVPEVAGTATRATDWLLPDTAGADDRGLFATYSLILATFLGTMGLPHVLVRFYTNPDGAAARRTTLVVLALVGLFYLLPTIYGVLGRIYTPQLLVTGQTDAVVVLLPGAALGGGPTGRLLAALVAAGAFAAFLSTSSGLLTSVAGVISTDVLGRGSVRGFRLATIIAGGVPAVLALNVSGLDVSQVVGLAFAVAASSFCPLLVLGIWWRGLTDLGAAAGVLVGGGAAIGAVLVTVLGPPLSGWPATLTTQPAAWTVPLAFTVMIAVSLATRRRLPADVGATMLRLHAPEALRL; encoded by the coding sequence GTGGGCAACGGCTACGTGGTTCCGGCGATCGTGGCGGTCACCCTGGTCACGGTCGGGATCGGCTTCTACGGGCTGCGGCTGGCCCGGACCACGTCGGACTTCCTGGTCGCCTCCCGGGCGATCAGCCCGACGTGGAACGCCGCCGCGATCGGCGGGGAGTACCTGTCGGCGGCGAGCTTCCTCGGCGTGGCCGGGCTGATCCTCAAGTACGGCGTCGACGTGCTCTGGTACCCGGTCGGTTTCGCCGCCGGCTATCTGGCGTTGCTGCTCTTCGTGGCCGCCCCGCTGCGCCGCTCCGGGGCGTTCACCCTGCCGGACTTCTGCGAGGTGCGGCTCGGGTCGCGGCGGCTGCGCGGGCTCGCCACCGTCTTCGTGATCTTCATCGGGTGGCTCTATCTGGTGCCGCAGTTGCAGGGCGCCGGGCTGACCCTGGCCACGGTGGCCGGCTCGCCGTACCCGGTGGGGGCGCTGCTGGTCGCGGTGGTGGTGACCGCGAACGTGGCGCTGGGCGGGATGCGGGCGATCACCTTCGTCCAGGCCTTTCAGTACTGGCTCAAGTTGACCGCGCTGGCCGTACCCGCGATCTTCCTGGCGTTGCAGTGGCAGGCCGACGCCCGCCCGGCGGTGACCCCGCCCGACGGGCCGACGTTCCGGACCGCGACCACCGTCGTGGTCGAGCACCGCGCGACCCTCACCCTGCCCGGCGGTGACATCCGGGAGGTACGCCCCGGCGACCGCCTCGACTTCGCGGCGGGCGACCCGGTGCCGGAGGTCGCCGGCACGGCGACCCGGGCCACCGACTGGCTGCTGCCGGACACCGCCGGGGCCGACGACCGGGGCCTCTTCGCGACGTACTCGCTGATCCTGGCGACGTTCCTCGGCACCATGGGGCTCCCGCACGTGCTGGTGCGCTTCTACACCAATCCGGACGGCGCGGCGGCCCGGCGCACCACGCTGGTGGTGCTCGCCCTGGTCGGTCTCTTCTATCTGCTGCCCACCATCTACGGCGTGCTCGGTCGGATCTACACCCCGCAACTGCTGGTCACCGGGCAGACGGACGCGGTGGTGGTGCTGCTGCCGGGGGCGGCGCTCGGCGGCGGCCCGACCGGGCGACTGCTCGCCGCGCTGGTCGCCGCCGGGGCGTTCGCCGCCTTCCTCTCCACCTCGTCCGGGCTGCTCACCAGCGTCGCCGGGGTGATCTCCACGGACGTGCTCGGTCGCGGCTCGGTACGCGGCTTCCGGCTGGCCACGATCATCGCCGGCGGGGTGCCGGCGGTGCTCGCCCTGAACGTCTCCGGGCTGGACGTCTCGCAGGTGGTGGGGTTGGCCTTCGCGGTCGCCGCGTCGAGCTTCTGCCCGCTGCTGGTGCTGGGCATCTGGTGGCGCGGACTGACCGACCTCGGTGCCGCCGCCGGGGTGCTGGTCGGGGGCGGGGCGGCGATCGGGGCGGTGCTGGTCACGGTGCTGGGGCCGCCGCTGTCGGGCTGGCCGGCCACGCTGACCACCCAGCCGGCGGCGTGGACCGTGCCGCTGGCGTTCACCGTGATGATCGCGGTCTCGCTGGCCACCCGACGCCGCCTTCCCGCCGACGTCGGCGCCACCATGCTCCGCCTGCACGCCCCCGAGGCGCTGCGCCTCTAG
- a CDS encoding NAD-dependent epimerase/dehydratase family protein, giving the protein MKVEPRFGPGHRILVTGGAGFVPSHLVDALIARGCTVVVLDNFVTGSKDNVAHLLEKPTFTLVEADISEGLPTDHPALAERFDAILHMASPASPTDFEKLPVEILRVGSVGTLHLLERATADGARFLMASTSEAYGDPKEHPQRETYWGNVNPIGVRAVYDEAKRFSEAATMAYHRSKGTDTAIVRIFNTYGPRMRPDDGRAIPTFISQALRGEPITVHGTGNQTRSICYVDDLVRGILLLLDSTETGPINCGTEHEMSMRELAETIVSLTGSTSEVSYITRSADDPEMRRPDLTLARELLGYEPTVAPEDGLGRTIAYFRERLGY; this is encoded by the coding sequence ATGAAGGTAGAGCCCCGCTTCGGACCCGGACACCGCATCCTCGTCACCGGCGGCGCCGGCTTCGTGCCGTCGCACCTGGTCGACGCCCTGATCGCCCGTGGCTGCACCGTCGTGGTGCTGGACAACTTCGTCACCGGCTCCAAGGACAACGTCGCCCACCTGCTGGAGAAGCCGACCTTCACGCTGGTCGAGGCGGACATCTCCGAGGGCCTGCCGACCGACCACCCGGCCCTGGCCGAGCGGTTCGACGCCATCCTGCACATGGCCTCCCCGGCCAGCCCCACCGACTTCGAGAAGCTGCCGGTGGAGATCCTGCGGGTCGGCTCGGTGGGCACCCTGCACCTGCTGGAGCGGGCCACCGCGGACGGCGCCCGGTTCCTGATGGCCTCCACCTCCGAGGCGTACGGGGACCCGAAGGAGCACCCGCAGCGGGAGACGTACTGGGGCAACGTCAACCCGATCGGTGTGCGTGCCGTCTATGACGAGGCGAAGCGCTTCTCGGAGGCGGCCACCATGGCCTACCACCGCAGCAAGGGCACCGACACGGCGATCGTGCGGATCTTCAACACGTACGGCCCGCGGATGCGCCCGGACGACGGCCGCGCCATCCCGACCTTCATCTCGCAGGCGCTGCGCGGCGAGCCGATCACCGTGCACGGCACCGGCAACCAGACCCGCTCGATCTGCTATGTCGACGACCTGGTGCGCGGCATCCTGCTACTGCTCGACTCCACCGAGACCGGCCCGATCAACTGCGGCACCGAGCACGAGATGTCGATGCGGGAACTCGCCGAGACGATCGTGTCACTCACCGGAAGCACGTCCGAGGTGAGCTACATCACCCGCAGCGCGGACGACCCGGAGATGCGCCGCCCGGATCTCACCCTCGCCCGCGAGCTGCTGGGATACGAGCCCACCGTGGCGCCCGAAGACGGTCTCGGACGCACGATCGCGTACTTCCGCGAGCGGCTAGGGTACTGA
- a CDS encoding DUF485 domain-containing protein: MSTDTPASAPAESAAERYLAVQRSDEFAGLRRALRGFVFPMTVAFFLWYALYVILSAYARGFMGTKLFGNINVALVFGLLQFVSTFVIAWLYARFADRRIDPVADRIRAEIGEVTHEHGPRG; this comes from the coding sequence ATGTCCACGGACACACCCGCGTCCGCGCCCGCCGAGTCGGCGGCCGAGCGGTACCTCGCCGTACAACGGTCGGACGAGTTCGCCGGGTTGCGGCGCGCACTGCGCGGCTTCGTCTTCCCGATGACCGTCGCGTTCTTCCTGTGGTACGCGCTCTACGTCATCCTCTCCGCCTACGCGCGCGGCTTCATGGGCACGAAGCTCTTCGGCAACATCAACGTCGCCCTCGTCTTCGGCCTGCTCCAGTTCGTCTCGACGTTCGTGATCGCCTGGCTCTACGCGCGGTTCGCCGACCGGCGGATCGACCCGGTCGCCGACCGGATCCGGGCCGAGATCGGGGAGGTGACCCATGAACACGGTCCTCGCGGCTGA
- a CDS encoding ABC transporter permease, with protein sequence MAVPVTAPAGPARRVSARHFVRLKLRVLANNFRGQGWRIALFVVGVLVGLWFATGGFFALAAPGLAGEPRFALLAAAFGGGLLVLGWLLLPLVFFGVDETLDPARFALLPLSRRTLVTGLFAAALVSVPVLATLLAMSGLVVTAGLLGGWSAALVELLGVVTGLLLCVATARAVTSAFATMLRSRRVRDLAAVLLAVVAALLGPLQIVVLAAVRQADWDRLTGVARVLGWTPLGAPWTAGIDLAEGRVWAAPVKLLITAATIGALLLWWSRSLETAMVGASSAGPTRDRRGPVGGAVAQLFPRAVGWARRDRFGALVARECRYWWRDARRRANLITIAVVGIFVPLMVNLGGPEFVSEGDAAFGEAAANTSPVLVSLSMIFVGVLASTTLANQFGFDGSAYAANVVAGVPGRLELRARMTAFALYVVPMLAVVAVVLAVLLGHPGWLGVMAGTLLAAYGAGLAINGLVSVLGAYSLPETSNPFAMNSGAGVAKGFLTLLSMFASAVAAAPLVVAAALLGDLWLWLALPVGLAYGSGAALLGSYLAGEVLDRRQPELLAAVTPRR encoded by the coding sequence GTGGCTGTCCCGGTGACCGCGCCGGCCGGACCGGCCCGCCGGGTCTCCGCCCGCCACTTCGTCCGTCTCAAGCTGCGGGTGCTCGCCAACAACTTCCGTGGCCAGGGCTGGCGGATCGCACTCTTCGTGGTCGGCGTGCTGGTCGGGCTCTGGTTCGCCACCGGCGGCTTCTTCGCGCTGGCCGCCCCCGGCCTGGCCGGCGAGCCCCGGTTCGCCCTGCTGGCCGCCGCCTTTGGCGGGGGGCTGCTGGTGCTCGGCTGGCTGCTGCTGCCGCTGGTCTTCTTCGGCGTGGACGAGACCCTCGACCCGGCCCGGTTCGCGCTGCTGCCGTTGAGCCGCCGCACCCTGGTCACCGGCCTCTTCGCGGCGGCCCTGGTGAGCGTGCCGGTGCTGGCCACCCTGCTGGCCATGTCGGGGCTGGTGGTCACCGCCGGCCTGCTGGGCGGCTGGTCCGCCGCGCTCGTCGAACTGCTCGGGGTGGTCACCGGGCTGCTCCTCTGCGTCGCCACCGCCCGCGCGGTGACCAGCGCCTTCGCCACCATGCTCCGGTCCCGCCGGGTACGCGACCTGGCGGCCGTGCTGCTGGCGGTGGTCGCCGCGCTGCTGGGCCCGTTGCAGATCGTGGTGCTGGCGGCGGTCCGCCAGGCCGACTGGGACCGGCTGACCGGGGTCGCCCGGGTGTTGGGCTGGACCCCGCTCGGCGCGCCGTGGACGGCGGGCATCGACCTGGCCGAGGGGCGGGTGTGGGCCGCCCCGGTCAAGCTGCTGATCACCGCGGCGACCATCGGCGCGCTGCTGCTCTGGTGGTCCCGCTCGCTGGAGACAGCGATGGTGGGCGCGTCCAGCGCCGGCCCGACCCGCGACCGACGTGGCCCGGTCGGCGGTGCCGTCGCCCAGCTCTTCCCGCGCGCGGTCGGCTGGGCCCGGCGGGACCGCTTCGGGGCGCTGGTGGCGCGCGAGTGCCGCTACTGGTGGCGGGACGCCCGTCGCCGGGCGAACCTGATCACCATCGCGGTGGTGGGCATCTTCGTGCCGCTGATGGTCAACCTGGGCGGGCCGGAGTTCGTCAGTGAGGGCGACGCGGCGTTCGGCGAGGCTGCCGCCAACACCTCACCGGTCCTGGTCAGCCTCTCGATGATCTTCGTCGGGGTGCTCGCCTCGACCACCCTGGCCAACCAGTTCGGCTTCGACGGCAGCGCCTACGCGGCGAACGTCGTGGCCGGGGTTCCGGGTCGGCTGGAGCTACGCGCCCGGATGACCGCCTTCGCCCTGTACGTGGTGCCGATGCTGGCCGTCGTCGCGGTCGTCCTGGCGGTGCTGCTGGGGCATCCCGGCTGGCTGGGCGTGATGGCCGGCACGCTGCTGGCCGCGTACGGGGCCGGGCTGGCGATCAACGGGCTCGTCTCGGTGCTGGGTGCGTACTCGCTGCCGGAGACGAGCAACCCGTTCGCGATGAACAGCGGTGCCGGGGTGGCGAAGGGCTTCCTCACCCTGCTGTCCATGTTCGCCTCGGCGGTGGCCGCGGCACCACTGGTGGTGGCGGCGGCGCTGCTCGGCGACCTGTGGCTCTGGCTGGCCCTGCCCGTCGGGCTGGCGTACGGGTCGGGCGCGGCGCTGCTCGGGTCGTACCTGGCCGGCGAGGTGCTGGACCGTCGTCAGCCGGAGCTGCTGGCGGCGGTCACCCCGCGCCGCTGA
- a CDS encoding flavin reductase family protein, with the protein MRPLWRCRSCGAHWPCQPARLALLTEYRHDRTALLLHLGMLMAEAGDQLTQLGGRPTDLHERFLGWARARGGTMFHVNHEPGAEIHHTDPFAVPAGQRSPVRRLRGRLAAPVTLWTAPGPAGLTVSSTLVAEGEPDRLLGLIDPEADLWAAIEEAGRFAVAPLGPTHRQLADRFAGLFPSPGGLFAIGPWTETPYGPVPSDAGGWAGCRLDTAREYGWGLLVEATIEAVDLAEETAPLLHYRGRYRELTD; encoded by the coding sequence ATGCGGCCCTTGTGGCGGTGTCGGTCGTGCGGTGCACACTGGCCGTGCCAGCCGGCGCGACTGGCGCTGCTGACCGAGTACCGGCACGATCGCACGGCGTTGCTGCTCCATCTGGGCATGCTGATGGCGGAGGCGGGTGACCAGCTCACGCAGCTCGGCGGACGCCCGACCGACCTGCACGAGCGCTTCCTGGGTTGGGCACGGGCGCGGGGCGGCACAATGTTTCACGTGAATCATGAGCCGGGCGCCGAGATCCACCACACCGACCCGTTCGCCGTGCCCGCCGGGCAGCGGTCCCCCGTACGTCGGCTGCGTGGGCGGCTCGCCGCCCCGGTCACGCTCTGGACCGCGCCCGGGCCGGCCGGGCTGACCGTCTCGTCCACGCTGGTAGCCGAGGGTGAGCCGGACCGGCTGCTCGGGCTGATCGACCCTGAGGCCGACCTGTGGGCCGCGATCGAGGAGGCGGGACGGTTCGCGGTGGCACCGCTGGGGCCGACGCACCGGCAGCTCGCCGACCGCTTCGCCGGCCTCTTCCCGTCGCCCGGTGGCCTCTTCGCCATCGGCCCGTGGACCGAGACCCCCTACGGCCCGGTGCCGTCGGACGCCGGCGGGTGGGCGGGCTGCCGGCTCGACACCGCCCGGGAGTACGGCTGGGGCCTGCTGGTGGAGGCCACCATCGAGGCGGTCGACCTGGCCGAGGAGACCGCCCCGCTGCTGCACTACCGGGGCCGTTACCGCGAGCTGACCGACTAG
- a CDS encoding ABC transporter ATP-binding protein yields the protein MTQEHSALALRGLAKRFDSKVAVAGVDLDVPAGSFYGLLGPNGAGKTTTLSMAVGLLRPDAGEARVLGYDVWADPVRAKGLLGVMPDGVRLFDRLSGAELLAYHGLLRGMDPAVVDQRAAELLDVLALSDAGRTLVVDYSAGMKKKIGLACALLHGPRLLVLDEPFEAVDPVSAALIRDILHRYVVGGGTVVFSSHVMEVVERLCSHVAILADGTIKRVGTLAEVRGDRSLEEVFVEVVGGRTATGEELSWLSR from the coding sequence ATGACCCAAGAGCACTCCGCGCTCGCGTTGCGTGGCCTGGCCAAGCGGTTCGACAGCAAGGTCGCCGTGGCCGGGGTGGACCTGGACGTGCCGGCCGGGTCGTTCTACGGGCTGCTCGGCCCGAACGGCGCCGGCAAGACCACCACCCTCTCGATGGCCGTCGGCCTGCTGCGGCCCGACGCCGGTGAGGCCCGGGTGCTCGGGTACGACGTCTGGGCCGACCCGGTCCGCGCCAAGGGCCTGCTCGGCGTGATGCCGGACGGCGTACGCCTCTTCGACCGGCTGAGCGGGGCGGAGCTGCTGGCGTACCACGGTCTGTTGCGGGGCATGGACCCGGCGGTGGTCGACCAGCGGGCGGCGGAGCTGCTCGACGTGCTGGCGCTCAGCGACGCGGGCCGGACGCTGGTGGTCGACTACTCGGCCGGCATGAAGAAGAAGATCGGCCTGGCCTGCGCGTTGCTGCACGGTCCCCGGCTGCTGGTGCTGGACGAGCCGTTCGAGGCCGTCGACCCGGTCTCGGCGGCCCTGATCCGCGACATCCTGCACCGGTACGTGGTGGGCGGCGGCACGGTCGTCTTCTCCAGCCACGTGATGGAGGTCGTCGAGCGGCTCTGCTCGCACGTGGCGATCCTGGCCGACGGCACCATCAAGCGGGTCGGCACCCTGGCCGAGGTGCGCGGCGACCGCTCGTTGGAGGAGGTCTTCGTCGAGGTGGTCGGCGGGCGGACCGCCACGGGTGAGGAGTTGTCGTGGCTGTCCCGGTGA
- a CDS encoding SRPBCC family protein produces MPVVEAVTTVPVPPELAFAVSQTVAPVRYRWDPFVREQHFADGATRPGKGVRTFTRSRHGLVMVSEYVSFAPPSHVGMKMVRGPWFFEMFAGGWRFAPAPEPGHTVATWRYNFRCRPAFLRPIAERIGVWLLGRDINRRIAGYAVGCTDPEVLAAARLTLTAD; encoded by the coding sequence ATGCCCGTCGTCGAAGCGGTGACCACCGTTCCCGTGCCGCCCGAGCTGGCGTTCGCCGTGTCGCAGACCGTCGCGCCGGTACGTTACCGCTGGGATCCGTTCGTCCGCGAGCAGCATTTCGCCGATGGCGCCACCCGCCCGGGCAAGGGCGTCCGCACGTTCACCCGGTCCCGCCACGGCCTCGTGATGGTCAGCGAGTACGTCTCGTTCGCCCCGCCCAGCCACGTCGGGATGAAGATGGTGCGCGGCCCCTGGTTCTTCGAGATGTTCGCCGGTGGCTGGCGCTTCGCACCCGCCCCGGAGCCGGGCCACACGGTCGCCACCTGGCGATACAACTTCCGCTGCCGTCCGGCATTCCTGCGCCCGATCGCCGAGCGCATCGGAGTCTGGCTGCTCGGCCGGGACATCAACCGCCGCATCGCCGGCTACGCCGTCGGCTGCACCGACCCGGAGGTGCTGGCCGCCGCCCGCCTCACCCTCACCGCCGACTGA
- a CDS encoding helix-turn-helix domain-containing protein codes for MNVEMWIRALKAARAGAEVSQEGLATLIKWSPSTVAAIETGRRRPTMEFAVAADQALATGGLLAELLTAADRQRLPTWFVPWRTHEQQAARLCEFEPCLVPGLLQTEDYARAVISAGGLHTPGVVDELVAVRMERQQLFLRDEPPLCVFVLDESALLRPVGGPAVLDAQRGRLIEAAALPTVRLHVVPLEVGAHVGLIGGFLVAELPDGERVTYVEDVARGHVIDDPEVIRLIDRKWDSLLGEALSVSASLDLIRKLKVTP; via the coding sequence ATGAACGTCGAGATGTGGATCAGGGCGTTGAAGGCCGCCCGGGCCGGTGCGGAGGTGTCCCAGGAGGGGCTGGCGACGCTGATCAAGTGGAGTCCGTCCACGGTGGCCGCCATCGAGACCGGCCGCAGGCGGCCGACGATGGAGTTCGCCGTCGCCGCCGACCAGGCCCTCGCCACCGGCGGCCTCCTCGCCGAACTGTTGACGGCGGCGGACCGGCAGCGCTTGCCCACCTGGTTCGTGCCGTGGCGGACGCATGAACAGCAGGCGGCGCGGCTGTGCGAGTTCGAGCCCTGCCTCGTGCCCGGCCTGCTCCAGACCGAGGACTATGCCCGGGCGGTCATCTCGGCGGGTGGGCTGCACACGCCGGGTGTGGTGGACGAGTTGGTCGCCGTCCGGATGGAGCGGCAACAGTTGTTCCTTCGTGACGAGCCACCGCTGTGTGTCTTTGTGCTCGACGAATCGGCACTGCTTCGACCGGTCGGTGGGCCGGCTGTGCTCGATGCACAACGGGGGCGACTGATCGAGGCGGCCGCCTTGCCCACGGTTCGCCTGCACGTGGTTCCGCTCGAGGTCGGGGCGCACGTGGGTCTCATCGGCGGGTTCCTGGTGGCCGAACTTCCCGACGGCGAGCGGGTCACCTATGTGGAGGACGTCGCTCGCGGGCACGTCATCGATGACCCGGAAGTCATCCGGTTGATCGACCGCAAGTGGGATAGCCTGCTGGGCGAAGCACTCTCCGTGAGCGCCTCGCTGGATTTGATCCGGAAGCTGAAGGTGACGCCATGA
- a CDS encoding DUF397 domain-containing protein, whose protein sequence is MTTTEPRWRTSTRSGDTGGACVEVADNLRRVVLVRDSKDRTGPTLSFTPHAWRSLIEALRAHRPI, encoded by the coding sequence ATGACCACCACCGAGCCGCGTTGGCGCACGTCGACACGATCAGGTGACACGGGCGGCGCGTGTGTCGAGGTGGCGGACAATCTGCGCCGGGTGGTGCTGGTCCGGGACAGCAAGGACCGCACCGGTCCCACCCTCAGCTTCACCCCCCACGCCTGGCGCTCCCTGATCGAGGCCCTGCGGGCCCACCGCCCGATCTGA
- a CDS encoding LCP family protein, whose amino-acid sequence MSASTSAGVPLPRLNRSAGRAQVPGPGRGASGRARSAEAQWYPSYDDEPRRGGPGGPGGPAGPGGPGGVPGPRGPRPRWGRIGLVAGIAVLVLALLGGAGAWFYARNLNGDLARTDPFSEITGGRPAKAVDGALNILLVGSDSRDPDAPVESAGKWRADTLIVMHIPADHKEAYLVSIPRDLYVPIPENPGASCDTDRRAKVNAAFAFGGLPLAVKTVECFSDVRIDHVMAIDFAGFKQVTDALGGVDLKVEQSITSIHKPYRKFTKGVQHMDGAEALDWIRQRKQFPEGDFARMRHQQEFLKALMDKAASSGTLTNPRKLNEFLKSVTDAATVDQGFSVVDMAVQFRSLRGENLTFITSPNVGSQTINGESVVVSDRQKALAMYQAMTADTMADWVKANQSGDGN is encoded by the coding sequence ATGTCAGCTAGCACCTCTGCCGGCGTCCCCCTCCCCCGCCTGAACCGGAGCGCGGGTCGCGCCCAGGTCCCCGGCCCCGGCCGGGGCGCCTCCGGGCGCGCCCGCTCCGCCGAGGCGCAGTGGTACCCGTCGTACGACGACGAGCCCCGCCGGGGCGGACCCGGCGGCCCGGGTGGGCCCGCCGGTCCGGGCGGTCCGGGCGGTGTCCCCGGACCGCGCGGCCCCCGCCCCCGGTGGGGCCGGATCGGCCTGGTCGCCGGCATCGCGGTGCTGGTGCTGGCGCTGCTCGGCGGTGCCGGCGCCTGGTTCTACGCCCGCAACCTCAACGGCGACCTGGCCCGCACCGACCCCTTCTCGGAGATCACCGGGGGACGGCCGGCCAAGGCGGTCGACGGCGCGCTCAACATCCTGCTCGTCGGCAGCGACTCCCGGGACCCGGACGCCCCGGTGGAGAGCGCCGGCAAGTGGCGCGCGGACACGCTGATCGTCATGCACATCCCCGCCGACCACAAGGAGGCCTACCTGGTCTCCATCCCGCGGGACCTGTACGTGCCGATCCCGGAGAACCCGGGTGCCTCCTGCGACACCGACCGCCGGGCCAAGGTCAACGCGGCGTTCGCGTTCGGCGGCCTGCCGCTGGCGGTGAAGACCGTGGAGTGCTTCAGCGACGTCCGGATCGACCACGTCATGGCGATCGACTTCGCCGGCTTCAAGCAGGTCACCGACGCGTTGGGCGGGGTCGACCTGAAGGTCGAGCAGAGCATCACCTCCATCCACAAGCCGTACCGGAAGTTCACCAAGGGCGTGCAGCACATGGACGGCGCGGAGGCGCTGGACTGGATCCGGCAGCGCAAGCAGTTCCCCGAGGGCGACTTCGCCCGGATGCGCCACCAGCAGGAGTTCCTCAAGGCGCTGATGGACAAGGCGGCGAGCAGTGGCACATTGACCAACCCCAGGAAGCTGAACGAATTCCTGAAGTCGGTCACCGACGCCGCCACCGTGGACCAGGGATTCTCGGTGGTCGACATGGCGGTGCAGTTCCGCAGCCTGCGCGGTGAGAACCTGACCTTCATCACCAGCCCCAACGTCGGCAGCCAGACCATCAACGGCGAGTCGGTGGTGGTCTCCGACCGGCAGAAGGCGCTGGCGATGTACCAGGCGATGACGGCGGACACGATGGCCGACTGGGTCAAGGCCAACCAGTCGGGCGACGGCAACTGA